The Platichthys flesus chromosome 8, fPlaFle2.1, whole genome shotgun sequence genome has a window encoding:
- the LOC133959402 gene encoding neuronal acetylcholine receptor subunit alpha-3-like, with product METNLWLRHVWNDYKLKWAPLEYDGVEFIRVPSNKIWRPDIVLYNNAVGDFLVEDKTKALLKFDGTITWIPPAIFKSSCPMDITYFPFDYQNCSMKFGSWTYDKAKIDLVLIGSKVNLKDFWESGEWEIIDAPGYKHDIKYNCCEEIYPDITYSFYIRRLPLFYTINLIIPCLLISFLTVLVFYLPSDCGEKVTLCISVLLSLTVFLLVITETIPSTSLVIPLIGEYLLFTMIFVTLSIVITVFVLNVHYRTPMTHTMPEWVRSVFLGVLPRVMLMRRPIDQVCSSPAGITVGTGGGGRGGSSGGKKKRKNSIGSGSGSIIVGGITGGVALPPLDSGTVGGGTSSAGGSMNCVEHRDMNRDINRRCPYRGKEVPTPVPPPKAPPPPPPSQPPQTQGPQESELPKLPRPLNVSSPVNAVVAFSVMSPEIKQAIESVKYIAENMRTRNKAKEVEDDWKYVAMVIDRIFLWVFVTVCVLGTVGLFLQPLISFFN from the exons ATGGAAACCAATCTGTGGCTGAGACAT gtGTGGAACGACTACAAACTGAAATGGGCCCCTCTTGAATACGATGGGGTTGAGTTCATACGAGTTCCCTCCAATAAAATCTGGAGGCCGGATATTGTTTTGTACAACAA TGCTGTGGGCGATTTCCTTGTGGAAGACAAAACCAAGGCCCTGCTGAAGTTTGATGGCACCATCACTTGGATTCCTCCGGCTATTTTCAAATCCTCGTGCCCTATGGACATCACCTACTTTCCCTTTGACTACCAGAACTGCTCCATGAAGTTCGGCTCCTGGACCTACGACAAGGCCAAGATCGATCTGGTGCTCATTGGCTCAAAG GTGAATCTGAAGGATTTCTGGGAAAGCGGAGAGTGGGAGATCATCGATGCACCAGGATACAAGCATGACATCAAGTATAACTGCTGCGAGGAGATCTACCCGGACATCACCTACTCCTTCTACATCCGCCGCCTGCCGCTCTTCTACACCATCAACCTCATCATCCCCTgcctcctcatctccttcctcaCAGTGCTGGTCTTCTACCtcccgtctgactgtggcgagAAGGTCACCCTCTGCATCTcagtcctcctctccctcactgtgTTCCTGCTGGTCATCACCGAGACCATCCCTTCCACGTCACTGGTCATCCCACTGATCGGCGAGTACCTCCTCTTCACCATGATTTTCGTGACGCTCAGCATTGTCATCACCGTCTTTGTGCTGAACGTCCACTACCGCACCCCCATGACTCACACGATGCCAGAGTGGGTGAGGTCTGTGTTCCTCGGGGTGCTGCCCAGGGTGATGCTGATGAGGAGGCCTATCGACCAGGTCTGCTCCTCCCCGGCTGGCATTACagtggggacaggaggaggaggacgaggaggcagcagtggggggaaaaagaagagaaaaaacagtaTAGGTAGTGGCTCAGGAAGTATAATTGTTGGAGGTATCACTGGGGGTGTCGCCTTACCACCTTTGGATAGTGGCACAGTTGGAGGAGGGACCTCCTCAGCAGGTGGCTCCATGAACTGCGTGGAGCACCGCGACATGAACCGGGATATCAACAGGAGATGCCCATACAGAGGCAAGGAGGTACCAACTCCTGTCCCTCCCCCAAaggcccctcctcctcctcctccttcccagCCACCCCAAACCCAAGGGCCCCAGGAGTCAGAGCTGCCCAAGCTGCCCAGGCCCCTAAATGTCTCATCACCCGTCAACGCTGTGGTTGCCTTCTCCGTGATGTCGCCAGAGATCAAGCAGGCCATCGAGAGCGTGAAGTACATCGCAGAGAACATGAGAACTCGCAACAAAGCCAAAGAG GTGGAGGACGACTGGAAGTATGTTGCCATGGTCATCGACAGGATCTTCCTGTGGGTttttgtcacagtgtgtgtgctgggaACTGTGGGACTCTTCCTCCAGCCGCTCATCAGCTTCTTCAATTGA